One region of Oryza glaberrima chromosome 7, OglaRS2, whole genome shotgun sequence genomic DNA includes:
- the LOC127780845 gene encoding ribonuclease 1-like, with translation MAVKKTMKVVFSLVLLLLPLASTSAVEVKFDFMYFVQQWAPSYCSTAPHECEYEPRPPPNNFTIRGLWPSYEEWRPEYCNISDRLDPGQIEDLVNPLNQSWPSLLRNETNLELWSHEWEKHGTCSNLSQHGYFAAALALDTLTNLTGILADGGVVPSDEKTYTLGEISDALAKGTGFSTYLRCSQNELKYGETLLYEVLQCVDRSGEKLVNCTTPYWVTRCLDPDKIKIPAWFYGQ, from the exons ATGGCCGTGAAGAAGACGATGAAGGTCGTGTTCTCCCTTGTGCTCTTGCTGCTCCCTCTCGCCTCTACCTCGGCGGTGGAGGTGAAATTCGACTTCATGTATTTTGTTCAGCAG tGGGCTCCATCGTACTGCTCCACTGCCCCGCACGAGTGCGAGTACGAGCCCCGGCCACCCCCAAATAACTTCACCATCCGTGGCCTATGGCCGAGCTACGAGGAATGGCGGCCGGAGTACTGCAACATCAGCGACCGCCTCGACCCGGGGCAGATCGAGGACCTGGTGAATCCGCTGAACCAGTCATGGCCGTCGCTGCTTCGCAACGAGACCAACCTCGAGCTGTGGAGCCACGAGTGGGAGAAGCACGGCACCTGCTCCAACCTCAGCCAGCACGGCTacttcgccgccgcgctcgcgctgGACACGCTCACCAACCTCACCGGGatcctcgccgacggcggcgtcgtgccGTCCGACGAGAAGACCTACACGCTCGGCGAGATCAGCGACGCACTCGCCAAGGGCACTGGGTTCAGCACCTACCTCCGGTGTAGCCAGAACGAGCTCAAGTACGGGGAGACGCTGCTGTACGAGGTTTTGCAGTGCGTCGACCGCTCCGGCGAGAAGCTCGTCAACTGCACGACGCCGTACTGGGTGACCCGCTGCCTTGACCCTGACAAGATCAAGATACCGGCTTGGTTCTATGGACAGTAG